The region CAAGGGAATCCATCCCTTGTTGCGAAGAAGCGCGGTACCTGTCCAGAACAATAGCTGAAGTACAATAAACTAGGCGCTGTAACAAAAAATATAAGATGCAAATCCATGTTTAAGGTGAGACTGCGGAGTTTTTGACAATTTATGAAGATATACATGTCATCAGCATCTATTATACAGGTTTCAACCAGAGTTAAGTCCCTCAGGTTTTCGAACTCCAGAACTTGCTTACCAATTCTAACTTTCACAAGATGCAAAGAGGTTAAAGAGGTTTTAGTTTTAAGACATGCTGAATTGAACAAACCAGGATAAACAGTCAAATCTCCATTGCTGATGCATAAATACTCGACGTCGTTGGAAATTACATAATCTAAACATTTTTTTAGCATCTCTTCGCCTCCAAGCTTTCCATCAATTGTAAATTGCGACAGAAGACTTTCTTGATCTCGATTTTCTAGAAAATTTCTAACAAGATTTTCATAATTACTCGATAGGCCTCGTTCAAAATTGAGACAAGGCAGAGTAGTCCAAAGATTTTTCCATCGTTTCGATAAAACCGTGG is a window of Apium graveolens cultivar Ventura chromosome 11, ASM990537v1, whole genome shotgun sequence DNA encoding:
- the LOC141698231 gene encoding putative F-box/LRR-repeat protein At4g15060, yielding MGGRGKSRSSSRGSRRGRKNIQQNKKDEEDRISNLPDDLIINHILSYLHSNVAVQTTVLSKRWKNLWTTLPCLNFERGLSSNYENLVRNFLENRDQESLLSQFTIDGKLGGEEMLKKCLDYVISNDVEYLCISNGDLTVYPGLFNSACLKTKTSLTSLHLVKVRIGKQVLEFENLRDLTLVETCIIDADDMYIFINCQKLRSLTLNMDLHLIFFVTAPSLLYFSYCSGQVPRFFATRDGFPCIKQVHIDIKKDDSDFFKYYYETGYYCKNGMQMVMNNFISMLKAVRETPFLELSSETIEGLRLVPYLWKYEHSSLANLKIISLRGPGLFDTLLPRTMDHVTDYLLTNSPCAKIITRL